Proteins from a genomic interval of Neodiprion lecontei isolate iyNeoLeco1 chromosome 2, iyNeoLeco1.1, whole genome shotgun sequence:
- the LOC107218232 gene encoding triokinase/FMN cyclase isoform X1, which produces MASGKKLINAPDDVVNESLSGLCLLYPQLEYHPSKRVVLSPDWKTRSGKVAIVSGGGGGHEPYAAGFVGSGLLTGAITGPVFASPPSNHILHALQCVSTNNTAGILVIVPNYTGDCLNFGTAIEKARNNGVSVTELTVGEDCSIPMSELGRTGRRGLVGMLFVGKVAGALAERGLNLSSVAQYAEIVTNNVATYAVGLTACALPGQGRMFHVLDDEMEIGLGVHGEAGYKRMKLTSASQVVSLMLQHILKTLSLINGESVAVIVNNFGATSQLEQGIVVHEVVMQLGCRGIQPLRVYAGPLMTSLDGAGVQISILRLGDHHGTSLVSCLDQATDAPCWPGSVYSVSLLSRGVQGTFKPASTGDANKKIAKVGPTLNEEGENLLRKCLKRACMAITAKENYINELDTGCGDGDCGTTMRRLAEVLRARFWIQGISLSLENLPLSHPSSVLTALSAIAEETMGGTSGAIYSLMFTTAAAELKLPQCGQVCPLTWSQAWRGGIDGILRYSKARLGDRTMLDALDPACREFESNDFSGGLRRKALEKIAKAAQDGCEGTKHMEARAGRASYVKQTTFLQKVDAGAFAVATWITAIVSTMLESYD; this is translated from the exons ATGGCATCCGGTAAGAAGCTGATCAACGCTCCCGACGATGTGGTTAACGAATCTTTGTCGGGTCTTTGCCTGCTCTATCCTCAGCTCGAATACCATCCTTCAAAGAGAGTCGTTTTATCGCCAGAT TGGAAGACGCGCAGCGGTAAAGTAGCCATAGTCAgcggtggaggtggaggaCACGAGCCATACGCAGCAG GCTTCGTAGGATCCGGATTACTGACTGGTGCCATTACGGGGCCGGTATTTGCGTCTCCTCCGTCCAATCATATTTTGCACGCCTTACAATGTGTATCAACAAACAACACAG CTGGAATATTAGTGATTGTCCCAAATTACACCGGGGACTGCTTGAATTTCGGGACAGCGATCGAGAAAGCAAGAAACAACGGCGTGTCG GTGACAGAGTTGACCGTCGGAGAGGATTGCAGTATACCTATGAGCGAACTGGGGAGGACTGGACGTAGAGGTCTTGTGGGAATGTTGTTTGTCGGTAAGGTAGCTGGTGCTCTGGCTGAACGTGGGTTAAATCTCAGCTCGGTGGCCCAATACGCCGAAATAGTTACCAACAACGTGGCCACCTATGCGGTCGGGTTAACTGCCTGCGCCCTACCAG GGCAAGGGCGAATGTTCCACGTTCTCGACGATGAGATGGAAATCGGTCTGGGGGTACATGGTGAAGCGGGATATAAGCGAATGAAACTGACGAGCGCATCACAAGTTGTTTCACTGATGCTGCAGcatattttgaaaaccttGTCACTGATCAATGGCGAATCTGTCGCTGTAATTGTCAATAATTTTGGGGCTACAAGCCAACTGGAACAAGGAATCGTAGTTCATGAGGTCGTCATGCAGCTTG GTTGTAGGGGTATACAGCCACTACGGGTGTACGCTGGTCCATTGATGACATCTCTTGACGGTGCTGGTGtacaaatatcaattttaagACTCGGCGATCATCACGGAACAAGTCTGGTGAGTTGTCTGGATCAGGCAACCGACGCGCCTTGTTGGCCAGGCAGCGTGTACAGCGTGTCGTTGCTGTCTAGGGGGGTGCAGGGTACGTTCAAGCCTGCCAGTACCGGAGACGCAAACAAGAAAATCGCCAAAGTTGGTCCAACTTTGAATGAGGAGGGAGAAAATTTACTGCGCAAATGTCTGAAAAGGGCTTGCATGGCGATAACGGCGAAAGAAAATTACATCAATGAATTGGATACCGGATGTGGCGACGGGGATTGCGGTACGACCATGCGACGTCTCGCCGAAG TGCTTCGTGCGCGTTTTTGGATTCAAGGAATTTCGTTGTCACTGGAAAACCTGCCCCTCTCGCACCCTTCATCGGTACTGACGGCATTGTCGGCCATCGCTGAAGAAACGATGGGGGGAACTTCAGGTGCAATTTATTCGCTGATGTTCACTACGGCGGCGGCTGAGTTGAAATTACCACAATGTGGTCAAGTTTGTCCACTAACGTGGAGTCAAGCATGGAGAGGTGGTATCGATGGAATTCTGAGATACAGTAAGGCGAGACTGGGAGATCGTACAATG TTGGACGCTTTAGATCCAGCTTGCAGAGAATTTGAGAGTAATGATTTCTCCGGCGGGTTACGTAGGAAGGCTTTGGAAAAGATTGCCAAAGCTGCCCAAGATGGATGTGAGGGTACAAAACATATGGAAGCCAG GGCAGGTCGTGCTAGTTACGTGAAGCAGACTACCTTCTTGCAAAAAGTCGACGCTGGAGCATTTGCCGTTGCCACATGGATTACTGCAATTGTCTCGACAATGCTCGAATCGTACGATTAA
- the LOC107218232 gene encoding triokinase/FMN cyclase isoform X2 — MASGKKLINAPDDVVNESLSGLCLLYPQLEYHPSKRVVLSPDWKTRSGKVAIVSGGGGGHEPYAAGFVGSGLLTGAITGPVFASPPSNHILHALQCVSTNNTAGILVIVPNYTGDCLNFGTAIEKARNNGVSVTELTVGEDCSIPMSELGRTGRRGLVGMLFVGKVAGALAERGLNLSSVAQYAEIVTNNVATYAVGLTACALPGQGRMFHVLDDEMEIGLGVHGEAGYKRMKLTSASQVVSLMLQHILKTLSLINGESVAVIVNNFGATSQLEQGIVVHEVVMQLGCRGIQPLRVYAGPLMTSLDGAGVQISILRLGDHHGTSLVSCLDQATDAPCWPGSVYSVSLLSRGVQGTFKPASTGDANKKIAKVGPTLNEEGENLLRKCLKRACMAITAKENYINELDTGCGDGDCGTTMRRLAEGISLSLENLPLSHPSSVLTALSAIAEETMGGTSGAIYSLMFTTAAAELKLPQCGQVCPLTWSQAWRGGIDGILRYSKARLGDRTMLDALDPACREFESNDFSGGLRRKALEKIAKAAQDGCEGTKHMEARAGRASYVKQTTFLQKVDAGAFAVATWITAIVSTMLESYD, encoded by the exons ATGGCATCCGGTAAGAAGCTGATCAACGCTCCCGACGATGTGGTTAACGAATCTTTGTCGGGTCTTTGCCTGCTCTATCCTCAGCTCGAATACCATCCTTCAAAGAGAGTCGTTTTATCGCCAGAT TGGAAGACGCGCAGCGGTAAAGTAGCCATAGTCAgcggtggaggtggaggaCACGAGCCATACGCAGCAG GCTTCGTAGGATCCGGATTACTGACTGGTGCCATTACGGGGCCGGTATTTGCGTCTCCTCCGTCCAATCATATTTTGCACGCCTTACAATGTGTATCAACAAACAACACAG CTGGAATATTAGTGATTGTCCCAAATTACACCGGGGACTGCTTGAATTTCGGGACAGCGATCGAGAAAGCAAGAAACAACGGCGTGTCG GTGACAGAGTTGACCGTCGGAGAGGATTGCAGTATACCTATGAGCGAACTGGGGAGGACTGGACGTAGAGGTCTTGTGGGAATGTTGTTTGTCGGTAAGGTAGCTGGTGCTCTGGCTGAACGTGGGTTAAATCTCAGCTCGGTGGCCCAATACGCCGAAATAGTTACCAACAACGTGGCCACCTATGCGGTCGGGTTAACTGCCTGCGCCCTACCAG GGCAAGGGCGAATGTTCCACGTTCTCGACGATGAGATGGAAATCGGTCTGGGGGTACATGGTGAAGCGGGATATAAGCGAATGAAACTGACGAGCGCATCACAAGTTGTTTCACTGATGCTGCAGcatattttgaaaaccttGTCACTGATCAATGGCGAATCTGTCGCTGTAATTGTCAATAATTTTGGGGCTACAAGCCAACTGGAACAAGGAATCGTAGTTCATGAGGTCGTCATGCAGCTTG GTTGTAGGGGTATACAGCCACTACGGGTGTACGCTGGTCCATTGATGACATCTCTTGACGGTGCTGGTGtacaaatatcaattttaagACTCGGCGATCATCACGGAACAAGTCTGGTGAGTTGTCTGGATCAGGCAACCGACGCGCCTTGTTGGCCAGGCAGCGTGTACAGCGTGTCGTTGCTGTCTAGGGGGGTGCAGGGTACGTTCAAGCCTGCCAGTACCGGAGACGCAAACAAGAAAATCGCCAAAGTTGGTCCAACTTTGAATGAGGAGGGAGAAAATTTACTGCGCAAATGTCTGAAAAGGGCTTGCATGGCGATAACGGCGAAAGAAAATTACATCAATGAATTGGATACCGGATGTGGCGACGGGGATTGCGGTACGACCATGCGACGTCTCGCCGAAG GAATTTCGTTGTCACTGGAAAACCTGCCCCTCTCGCACCCTTCATCGGTACTGACGGCATTGTCGGCCATCGCTGAAGAAACGATGGGGGGAACTTCAGGTGCAATTTATTCGCTGATGTTCACTACGGCGGCGGCTGAGTTGAAATTACCACAATGTGGTCAAGTTTGTCCACTAACGTGGAGTCAAGCATGGAGAGGTGGTATCGATGGAATTCTGAGATACAGTAAGGCGAGACTGGGAGATCGTACAATG TTGGACGCTTTAGATCCAGCTTGCAGAGAATTTGAGAGTAATGATTTCTCCGGCGGGTTACGTAGGAAGGCTTTGGAAAAGATTGCCAAAGCTGCCCAAGATGGATGTGAGGGTACAAAACATATGGAAGCCAG GGCAGGTCGTGCTAGTTACGTGAAGCAGACTACCTTCTTGCAAAAAGTCGACGCTGGAGCATTTGCCGTTGCCACATGGATTACTGCAATTGTCTCGACAATGCTCGAATCGTACGATTAA
- the LOC107218232 gene encoding triokinase/FMN cyclase isoform X3, producing MASGKKLINAPDDVVNESLSGLCLLYPQLEYHPSKRVVLSPDWKTRSGKVAIVSGGGGGHEPYAAGFVGSGLLTGAITGPVFASPPSNHILHALQCVSTNNTAGILVIVPNYTGDCLNFGTAIEKARNNGVSVTELTVGEDCSIPMSELGRTGRRGLVGMLFVGKVAGALAERGLNLSSVAQYAEIVTNNVATYAVGLTACALPGQGRMFHVLDDEMEIGLGVHGEAGYKRMKLTSASQVVSLMLQHILKTLSLINGESVAVIVNNFGATSQLEQGIVVHEVVMQLGCRGIQPLRVYAGPLMTSLDGAGVQISILRLGDHHGTSLVSCLDQATDAPCWPGSVYSVSLLSRGVQGTFKPASTGDANKKIAKVGPTLNEEGENLLRKCLKRACMAITAKENYINELDTGCGDGDCGTTMRRLAEVLRARFWIQGISLSLENLPLSHPSSVLTALSAIAEETMGGTSGAIYSLMFTTAAAELKLPQCGQVCPLTWSQAWRGGIDGILRYSKARLGDRTMLDALDPACREFESNDFSGGLRRKALEKIAKAAQDGCEGTKHMEARSC from the exons ATGGCATCCGGTAAGAAGCTGATCAACGCTCCCGACGATGTGGTTAACGAATCTTTGTCGGGTCTTTGCCTGCTCTATCCTCAGCTCGAATACCATCCTTCAAAGAGAGTCGTTTTATCGCCAGAT TGGAAGACGCGCAGCGGTAAAGTAGCCATAGTCAgcggtggaggtggaggaCACGAGCCATACGCAGCAG GCTTCGTAGGATCCGGATTACTGACTGGTGCCATTACGGGGCCGGTATTTGCGTCTCCTCCGTCCAATCATATTTTGCACGCCTTACAATGTGTATCAACAAACAACACAG CTGGAATATTAGTGATTGTCCCAAATTACACCGGGGACTGCTTGAATTTCGGGACAGCGATCGAGAAAGCAAGAAACAACGGCGTGTCG GTGACAGAGTTGACCGTCGGAGAGGATTGCAGTATACCTATGAGCGAACTGGGGAGGACTGGACGTAGAGGTCTTGTGGGAATGTTGTTTGTCGGTAAGGTAGCTGGTGCTCTGGCTGAACGTGGGTTAAATCTCAGCTCGGTGGCCCAATACGCCGAAATAGTTACCAACAACGTGGCCACCTATGCGGTCGGGTTAACTGCCTGCGCCCTACCAG GGCAAGGGCGAATGTTCCACGTTCTCGACGATGAGATGGAAATCGGTCTGGGGGTACATGGTGAAGCGGGATATAAGCGAATGAAACTGACGAGCGCATCACAAGTTGTTTCACTGATGCTGCAGcatattttgaaaaccttGTCACTGATCAATGGCGAATCTGTCGCTGTAATTGTCAATAATTTTGGGGCTACAAGCCAACTGGAACAAGGAATCGTAGTTCATGAGGTCGTCATGCAGCTTG GTTGTAGGGGTATACAGCCACTACGGGTGTACGCTGGTCCATTGATGACATCTCTTGACGGTGCTGGTGtacaaatatcaattttaagACTCGGCGATCATCACGGAACAAGTCTGGTGAGTTGTCTGGATCAGGCAACCGACGCGCCTTGTTGGCCAGGCAGCGTGTACAGCGTGTCGTTGCTGTCTAGGGGGGTGCAGGGTACGTTCAAGCCTGCCAGTACCGGAGACGCAAACAAGAAAATCGCCAAAGTTGGTCCAACTTTGAATGAGGAGGGAGAAAATTTACTGCGCAAATGTCTGAAAAGGGCTTGCATGGCGATAACGGCGAAAGAAAATTACATCAATGAATTGGATACCGGATGTGGCGACGGGGATTGCGGTACGACCATGCGACGTCTCGCCGAAG TGCTTCGTGCGCGTTTTTGGATTCAAGGAATTTCGTTGTCACTGGAAAACCTGCCCCTCTCGCACCCTTCATCGGTACTGACGGCATTGTCGGCCATCGCTGAAGAAACGATGGGGGGAACTTCAGGTGCAATTTATTCGCTGATGTTCACTACGGCGGCGGCTGAGTTGAAATTACCACAATGTGGTCAAGTTTGTCCACTAACGTGGAGTCAAGCATGGAGAGGTGGTATCGATGGAATTCTGAGATACAGTAAGGCGAGACTGGGAGATCGTACAATG TTGGACGCTTTAGATCCAGCTTGCAGAGAATTTGAGAGTAATGATTTCTCCGGCGGGTTACGTAGGAAGGCTTTGGAAAAGATTGCCAAAGCTGCCCAAGATGGATGTGAGGGTACAAAACATATGGAAGCCAG GTCGTGCTAG
- the LOC107223350 gene encoding E3 ubiquitin-protein ligase Mdm2, translating into MSLVNLSVNTQPPGLLRGSWLKRCPDSENEDDNGEGIPSKVPRYSWYVTLESESPQPTDEDDESVYSVQDKETDYVTDTSDTSTHTWVSSTDGGDLALHVEYEVASLSEDPNPFDNNTSSSDVSDIVAMGVLTFCDSDLGLADDSNDSRSSVDSEIGTADYWTCVQCNTKNNNPLFRYCEKCYQIRKNFFPPRPKWRKSRRQLQSCKDSLNKNLSEQGSFKQELSSVDSGLGSSQDGKCSPMLDVELDETTIPSKTCVTSSSSLPMSPSKLGQSGDTADSGFKIDRPAAVDTCPSSISQDILNESEYTTGSMLVNNGNNDRPNDETVNRNIPWMMNRDPKYRDKIIVETHSTLGETESKLCITCTAAPKNGAFVHGAVTHICCCYRCAVKVWSKTKRCPICNRKVTNVLKAFYT; encoded by the exons ATGAGCTTGGTTAATCTGTCTGTAAATACTCAGCCGCCTG GTCTTCTTCGAGGTTCTTGGTTGAAAAGGTGCCCAGATTCGGAAAATG AGGACGACAACGGTGAGGGAATTCCTTCAAAGGTTCCACGTTATTCGTGGTATGTTACACTGGAGAGCGAATCACCACAACCAACTGACGAGGATGACGAGTCTGTGTATAGTGTCCAAGATAAAGAAACAG ATTACGTCACCGACACTTCTGACACTTCAACGCACACTTGGGTCAGTAGCACTGACGGCGGCGATTTGGCCCTTCATGTAGAGTACGAAGTTGCCTCACTCTCCGAAGATCCCAATCCATTTGACAACAACACGTCGTCGTCTGACGTATCT GATATCGTGGCTATGGGTGTACTGACATTCTGCGACTCTGACCTTGGTTTAGCGGATGACAGCAACGATTCCCGAAGCTCGGTTGACAGCGAGATTGGGACAGCTGACTACTGGACTTGCGTCCAGTGTAATACAAAGAATAACAATCCCTTATTTCGTTACTGCGAAAAATGCTATCAG atacgaaaaaatttttttcccccacgACCAAAGTGGAGGAAAAGCAGACGTCAACTCCAGTCATGCAAAGATAGCCTGAACAAGAATTTATCCGAACAAGGGTCGTTCAAGCAGGAATTAAGCAGTGTAGACTCGGGTCTCGGTTCAAGCCAGGATGGCAAATGTTCCCCGATGCTAGATGTGGAGTTGGATGAGACAACGATACCAAGCAAGACATGTGTcacatcatcatcatcattgcCAATGTCACCTTCTAAGCTTGGACAATCTGGGGATACGGCTGACTCTGGATTCAAAATTGATCGACCAGCAGCTGTTGATACCTGCCCTTCCTCGATTTCCCAGGACATTTTGAACGAGTCAGAATACACGACTGGTAGCATGTTGGTGAACAATGGTAACAACGATAGACCTAACGATGAAACAGTGAATAGGAATATACCATGGATGATGAACCGAGACCCCAAGTATCGTGATAAAATTATCGTTGAGACGCACTCAACGCTGGGCGAAACAGAGAGTAAGTTGTGCATTACATGTACAGCAGCTCCCAAAAACGGTGCATTTGTTCACGGAGCTGTAACCCACATTTGTTGTTGTTATCGTTGCGCAGTGAAAGTGTGGTCTAAGACAAAACGCTGCCCAATTTGTAATCGAAAAGTTACCAACGTGCTTAAAGCATTTTACACTTGA